The following coding sequences lie in one Enterococcus sp. 9E7_DIV0242 genomic window:
- a CDS encoding sensor histidine kinase has product MRMNMKIGIVISAFSLLITAAIVGGFYMFQQSLRSVEAGSFLGSSVYVMSDKEEVAALETAQIRVNTEAIVSTSELDDFYIQSFSKNLPFIIVIVCSILIAATLILWVILKRIQMKQTISIIEELKRLDKKASLHSLDKGIQEALTALRQNYAVSLEDYKRLSSYMTHEQKNTIAVLKSNLEQRIGTENDLRLLDRLTDSVDDILTLAGNNEEEVEQVDVSLICAEVCDSYRKIYPKLTFSFSEDKNLEILAKERWIYRAVSNLLDNAVKYGQDQEIHLAVTALKNSVIITVRDQGDGLDRDTQDQIFEHKYRVNGLKQDGYGIGLSVVKHVCMLCKGSVYVESLKGQGSAFYLSFPAINELQITSV; this is encoded by the coding sequence ATGCGAATGAATATGAAAATCGGAATTGTTATCAGCGCTTTCTCTTTGTTGATTACTGCGGCGATCGTTGGCGGCTTCTACATGTTTCAGCAATCGCTTCGATCTGTTGAAGCAGGGTCTTTCTTAGGCTCCAGTGTGTATGTTATGAGTGATAAGGAAGAAGTAGCTGCGCTTGAAACGGCCCAAATCCGAGTGAATACCGAAGCAATTGTCAGCACCTCTGAGCTGGATGATTTTTACATTCAGTCATTTTCAAAGAACTTACCCTTTATCATTGTTATAGTCTGCAGTATTTTGATTGCTGCTACGTTGATTCTTTGGGTGATATTAAAGCGGATTCAGATGAAACAGACCATTTCGATTATTGAAGAGCTGAAGCGATTGGATAAAAAAGCTTCTTTACACAGTCTTGATAAAGGAATCCAAGAAGCATTGACTGCTTTACGTCAGAATTATGCAGTCAGTCTGGAGGATTACAAACGATTGAGTAGTTATATGACACATGAGCAAAAAAATACGATTGCTGTATTGAAGAGTAATTTGGAGCAACGAATCGGGACAGAAAATGATTTGCGGCTGTTAGATAGACTGACAGATAGTGTTGACGATATTCTGACATTAGCAGGAAACAATGAGGAAGAGGTTGAACAAGTAGACGTTTCCTTGATTTGTGCAGAGGTTTGCGACAGCTATCGCAAGATTTATCCCAAATTGACCTTTTCTTTTTCAGAAGATAAAAATCTGGAAATTTTGGCCAAAGAACGCTGGATTTATCGTGCAGTTTCCAATTTGCTGGATAATGCAGTGAAGTATGGTCAGGATCAGGAAATACATCTGGCTGTAACAGCACTGAAAAATAGTGTGATCATTACTGTCAGGGATCAAGGGGATGGACTTGATAGGGATACACAAGACCAAATCTTTGAGCATAAATATCGTGTGAATGGGTTAAAGCAGGATGGGTATGGTATTGGTCTGTCCGTCGTGAAGCATGTCTGTATGCTGTGTAAAGGGTCTGTCTATGTTGAAAGCCTGAAAGGACAGGGCTCAGCTTTTTATCTGAGTTTTCCGGCAATCAACGAACTTCAGATAACTTCTGTCTGA
- a CDS encoding FtsX-like permease family protein — protein MQLLKHAYFSLKHNKLQWLLKFLFLFLYLNLVFSLIDSIHGLKKEIQKSQRNYAAQVQLFPVSEQAVPLTYQQLEDYGKSKYVDCVEHDGFLYLAPTDPQTTVHSQEEVSSSVGGMIHVLPQAEIDNKVKLQGVDRLKLGANECLISQQYADMQQVSIGETISFDNGQAQVDFVVKGIYDTEETESFGPDIYTTIEALKSGNPELYKQVQWYSIYHLVDQSMFDDFWSELKEKGVTDQYQLVSNEEYYQEETVFLSETLKKSGYGLLGVVLLGVVPLYALTKIFRKRQLTEIGFLYSMGISRIKLAGIYIGNNLLLLLVTGCLAMVSVNGYLSSFAQLLLSSTQKLLNAQTVDFFSTNNFSVVTSITAPIAPITEISVQSSFSIEKVALIMVIVIILSISAVNEIRRFQLSNQLMEETA, from the coding sequence ATGCAACTCTTGAAACATGCATATTTTAGTCTCAAACATAATAAGCTACAATGGCTGCTCAAATTCCTATTTCTTTTTCTTTACTTGAATCTGGTATTTAGTCTCATTGACAGTATCCATGGGTTAAAAAAAGAGATACAGAAGAGTCAAAGGAATTATGCAGCACAAGTCCAACTGTTTCCTGTTTCCGAACAAGCAGTCCCATTGACCTATCAACAACTCGAAGACTATGGAAAGTCAAAATATGTTGATTGCGTCGAACATGATGGTTTTCTTTATTTAGCGCCGACAGACCCGCAGACAACCGTGCATTCGCAAGAAGAAGTAAGTTCTTCCGTTGGTGGTATGATTCATGTGCTTCCGCAGGCAGAAATAGACAATAAAGTAAAATTGCAAGGTGTCGATCGTTTGAAACTAGGAGCGAACGAATGTCTAATCAGCCAGCAATACGCGGATATGCAGCAAGTCAGCATTGGAGAAACCATTTCTTTTGACAACGGTCAGGCTCAGGTCGATTTTGTTGTCAAGGGGATCTATGACACTGAAGAAACAGAGTCATTTGGTCCTGATATTTACACCACGATTGAAGCGTTAAAGTCTGGAAATCCGGAGCTTTATAAGCAAGTACAATGGTATTCAATTTATCATTTAGTTGATCAGAGCATGTTCGATGATTTTTGGTCGGAGCTAAAGGAAAAAGGTGTAACGGATCAGTATCAGCTTGTTTCAAACGAAGAATACTACCAAGAAGAGACCGTCTTTTTGAGTGAAACATTGAAAAAAAGCGGCTATGGATTACTTGGCGTCGTACTATTGGGGGTTGTCCCACTGTATGCCCTGACAAAGATTTTTAGGAAAAGACAGTTAACCGAAATCGGCTTCCTGTACAGCATGGGAATCAGCAGAATAAAACTAGCAGGAATATATATCGGTAATAACCTCTTACTGTTGCTGGTGACGGGCTGTCTAGCTATGGTTTCAGTGAATGGGTATCTCTCTTCTTTTGCACAATTGTTGCTGAGCAGTACTCAGAAGCTACTTAATGCACAAACGGTCGATTTCTTTTCGACGAATAATTTCAGTGTTGTGACTTCGATTACTGCGCCAATTGCTCCGATTACAGAGATATCTGTGCAATCATCTTTCTCCATTGAAAAAGTTGCGCTGATAATGGTTATCGTCATTATTCTTTCAATTAGCGCAGTGAATGAGATTCGTCGTTTTCAATTAAGCAATCAATTGATGGAGGAGACAGCATGA
- a CDS encoding ATP-binding cassette domain-containing protein, translating into MMEAIRFEQASYTKETLVLEQVSATFDRGKSYLIFSDARLELGLLTAVMTGLEPLSSGKLFYYGQEYTKHVHTTLHTAEIGAVFQKYNYIPALSAEENLYYYLQINKQPMKKAACRKYLASFGINGDSLKRPLQQLDLLIQKKYCLAKALVLSPKLLILDRLLSTLDFHSQEQIMIYLNKLANEEKTCVILLESEQFLGRYTDEVWGLNRGKLSFIKCI; encoded by the coding sequence ATGATGGAAGCGATTCGATTTGAACAGGCAAGCTACACAAAAGAAACGCTTGTTTTGGAGCAAGTATCAGCTACTTTTGACAGAGGGAAATCCTATTTGATTTTTAGCGATGCTCGCTTAGAGCTGGGATTATTAACTGCTGTTATGACTGGACTGGAACCCTTGTCCTCGGGAAAGCTTTTCTACTATGGACAGGAGTATACCAAGCATGTACATACAACTCTGCATACTGCAGAAATCGGTGCTGTTTTTCAAAAGTACAACTATATACCGGCATTATCAGCAGAAGAAAATCTTTATTATTACCTTCAAATCAATAAGCAGCCCATGAAAAAAGCAGCGTGTCGAAAATATCTGGCTAGTTTCGGGATTAACGGTGATTCATTGAAGCGTCCATTACAACAGTTGGATCTGTTGATTCAAAAAAAATATTGTTTGGCAAAAGCGCTAGTTTTATCGCCAAAGCTATTGATACTGGATCGCTTGTTATCAACTCTGGATTTTCACAGTCAAGAACAGATTATGATCTATTTGAATAAGCTGGCAAATGAAGAGAAGACTTGTGTCATTTTACTGGAAAGTGAACAATTTTTAGGTAGATATACAGATGAGGTTTGGGGATTAAATCGGGGGAAGCTTTCTTTTATCAAGTGTATATGA
- a CDS encoding bifunctional glycosyltransferase family 2/GtrA family protein — translation MISKDYVGIIIPSLDPDDKFLHLLKDLKNSDFNHIFVINDGSNDSYNDYYQKAVSDYGCVLLTHQVNWGKGRALKTAFNHILTEYPEIQSTVTVDSDGQHRIEDIEKCYQTSIENEEALIMGCRDFSKETSDIPFRSRFGNVMTCKVLKLFCGITLSDTQTGLRGISRSLMRKFLTVDGERFEYEMNMILETKEQGIGIVEVPIQTIYIEENETSHFNPLKDSLRIYSLFAKFIFSSVCSFLIDIALFAVFVRILAGVSDHYILFSAYLARAISSLFNYQMNKTQVFKADDGSRSPLVKYIFLCIVQIVVSSFATEWLFQALKIDVTGIKIIVDVLLFFISFQIQRNWVFRKKDNV, via the coding sequence ATGATTTCAAAAGATTATGTTGGAATAATCATTCCATCTTTGGATCCAGATGACAAGTTTCTTCATTTATTGAAGGATTTGAAAAATTCGGATTTTAATCATATATTTGTGATTAATGATGGCAGTAACGATAGCTACAACGACTATTATCAAAAAGCGGTATCAGACTATGGCTGTGTGCTCTTGACCCACCAAGTAAACTGGGGAAAAGGGCGTGCGTTGAAAACAGCCTTTAACCATATCTTAACGGAGTATCCGGAAATCCAAAGTACAGTGACTGTAGATTCAGATGGGCAGCATCGAATTGAGGATATTGAAAAGTGTTACCAAACATCGATTGAAAATGAAGAGGCTTTGATTATGGGTTGTCGTGATTTTTCAAAAGAGACAAGTGATATCCCGTTTAGAAGTAGATTCGGAAACGTGATGACCTGTAAAGTTTTGAAGCTATTTTGCGGGATTACTTTATCAGATACACAAACCGGGCTTCGCGGAATATCAAGAAGCTTGATGAGAAAATTTCTAACAGTAGATGGTGAACGTTTTGAATATGAAATGAACATGATTTTAGAAACGAAAGAGCAAGGCATTGGAATTGTTGAAGTGCCGATCCAAACGATTTACATAGAAGAGAACGAGACGTCTCACTTCAATCCGTTGAAGGATTCGCTGAGGATTTATTCCTTATTTGCAAAATTCATCTTTTCTTCTGTCTGTTCATTCTTAATAGATATTGCATTGTTTGCTGTTTTTGTCAGGATATTGGCGGGTGTCAGTGACCATTATATTCTCTTTTCAGCTTATTTAGCGCGAGCCATTTCTTCTTTATTCAACTATCAAATGAATAAAACACAAGTATTTAAAGCGGATGATGGCAGTCGCTCACCATTGGTCAAGTATATTTTCCTATGTATCGTTCAGATTGTGGTGTCTTCTTTTGCGACAGAATGGCTGTTTCAGGCGCTGAAAATCGACGTAACTGGAATAAAAATTATTGTCGATGTCTTGCTGTTTTTCATTAGTTTTCAAATACAAAGAAACTGGGTATTTCGAAAAAAAGATAACGTATAA
- a CDS encoding response regulator transcription factor, producing MRVLIVEDNRELALSVKKGLMKENISVDVAFTGAQGEEKAYITDYDAILLDLNLPDKDGLSILTFLRESGIDTPVIIVTARHEIEERAKGLDYGADDYLVKPFELVELMARIRAVIRRFYGRTSPNISVGQLLVNTIKREATIAGNVVSLKPKEFDILLYIAQKAPAVVSTEEIVEHIYDESFDPFSSVLRVHMARLKKQLASSAGKEVLKTIRAKGYQLCE from the coding sequence ATGAGGGTCTTGATCGTTGAAGATAATCGTGAGTTAGCACTATCTGTCAAAAAAGGTCTGATGAAGGAGAACATTTCTGTCGATGTCGCCTTTACAGGGGCGCAAGGAGAAGAGAAGGCGTATATTACAGACTATGATGCAATTTTATTGGATCTAAATTTACCTGACAAGGATGGACTGTCTATACTGACTTTTTTAAGAGAATCAGGGATCGACACCCCCGTCATTATTGTTACAGCTCGCCATGAAATCGAGGAACGGGCGAAAGGTTTGGATTATGGAGCAGACGATTATTTAGTGAAGCCCTTTGAGCTAGTCGAGCTGATGGCGCGAATCAGAGCCGTGATTCGTCGTTTTTATGGGCGGACATCCCCAAACATTTCAGTGGGACAATTGCTGGTAAATACAATCAAACGAGAAGCAACGATTGCAGGGAATGTTGTTTCACTAAAGCCAAAGGAATTTGATATCCTTCTATATATCGCACAGAAAGCGCCGGCTGTCGTTTCAACAGAGGAAATTGTTGAGCACATTTACGATGAAAGTTTTGATCCGTTTTCTTCTGTTTTGCGTGTCCATATGGCCCGTTTAAAGAAGCAGCTAGCTTCTTCCGCGGGAAAAGAAGTTCTGAAAACAATTCGGGCAAAGGGGTACCAATTATGCGAATGA